The genomic segment TACACAGAAATGCTTGTCCGGTGGAACCGGCGTATCAACTTGACCGGGATTCGAGAGCCGGTCGAGATCTGGCGGCGCCATTTCGGTGAATCGTTCTATCTGGCACGGCTGGTGGATCTCGGTTCGGGCCGCTTGGTGGACATCGGGAGTGGCGCCGGCTTCCCGGGTCTTGCTCTAAAGCTTGTGTGCCCGTCGCTTGATGTGACCTTGCTCGAAGCGGTGGGCAAGAAGGCAGCCTTTCTGGCTGAAGTTGTCCGGCAGCTTGGCTTGAAGCGTGTAGAGATTGTCCGCCAGCGCTGGGAGGAGTGGAGGAAAGGGAAAAGCACTGGCGCGGTCGATTTCATCACGCTGCGTGGCATAGGCGACCAGGAGTGCATTGTTGATGATGCCGCCCATCTCCTGAGGCGGGGCGGGCGCATCATCCTGCTCGTTTCGGCCCTGGATGCGGTTCGCATCGCGGAGTCCAGTTCCCTTTATGACTGGCGGAGTGAAAAGATCCCCGGTGCACAAAGGAGCGTCGTCCTGATAGGCTGTCGCACCTAGACTCTGCTAAGGTGGTTTCACGTTGAAAGAGGCGGTGGAGTGTTCCACGTGAAACAAGGCAAGCTGCCTGTTGCATTTCGCTCGGTGATTTTGATACATTCCCGCCAACTTCGCCAGCGGGAGTGTTATTGGGCAAGATTGTCGCCATTGCAAACCAGAAAGGGGGCGTCGGCAAGACCACTACCGCCGTCAATCTGGGCGCATCGCTCGCTGCCGCGGAGCGCCGGGTCCTGCTCGTTGATTCTGATCCTCAGTCGAATGCAACGAGCGGGCTGGGATTTCGCCGTGACCCGGCTCGCCGCTCCCTCTACCACGCGTTGCTTCTCCAGGAACCAGTCGAGCGCATTCTGCTCAAGACGGAGCTGGCTCACCTGGAGCTTTTGCCGGCTGACAAGAATCTTGTCGGCGCGACCATCGAACTGGTCGAAGCCGATGAGCGCGAGTTTCGGCTGAAGAAGCTCCTCGAACCTCTGCGTCCCGGCTATCCGTTTATCTTGATCGACTGCCCCCCGGCGCTCGACCTGCTGACCCTTAATGCACTCGTCGCAGCCGATTCGGTCCTGATCCCCATTCAGTGCGAGTATCTGGCGCTCGAAGGTGTTAGCGAACTGCTCGACAGCCTGATGCGCATTCGGCGTGAACTCAATCCACAGCTCACCG from the Candidatus Acidiferrales bacterium genome contains:
- the rsmG gene encoding 16S rRNA (guanine(527)-N(7))-methyltransferase RsmG, with translation YTEMLVRWNRRINLTGIREPVEIWRRHFGESFYLARLVDLGSGRLVDIGSGAGFPGLALKLVCPSLDVTLLEAVGKKAAFLAEVVRQLGLKRVEIVRQRWEEWRKGKSTGAVDFITLRGIGDQECIVDDAAHLLRRGGRIILLVSALDAVRIAESSSLYDWRSEKIPGAQRSVVLIGCRT
- a CDS encoding AAA family ATPase — encoded protein: MGKIVAIANQKGGVGKTTTAVNLGASLAAAERRVLLVDSDPQSNATSGLGFRRDPARRSLYHALLLQEPVERILLKTELAHLELLPADKNLVGATIELVEADEREFRLKKLLEPLRPGYPFILIDCPPALDLLTLNALVAADSVLIPIQCEYLALEGVSELLDSLMRIRRELNPQLTVEGILLTMYDDRTNLSRQVMADLRGFFGAQVFNAIIPRNVRLAEAPSYGKPILTYDIHSRGAEAYLQLAQEVIAHDQKSARAGA